The Triticum aestivum cultivar Chinese Spring chromosome 5A, IWGSC CS RefSeq v2.1, whole genome shotgun sequence genomic sequence ACGCGCACACACCACGTAGTAGTATTAGGGTTGACCCTGAAGTCAAGCTATACAAAGATAAGGATCATCTCTGACAACCTACCTTGTATACAACACGTAAGCACAGCATCACGTACAAGTTACATATGACACGTACACGTATACAAAGCCTATCGTTTAACACCATGCACCTGTCGATCGCCTATAAATTCATAACGAGTTCGTTCATCGTCTTCCATATCTCACCCCCCGCTCCATTGATAGTTCGTCTCATCTTAGCTTAATATCCATGGCAGCAAAGATGGCGAAGAACGTGGACAAGCCACTCTTCACGGCGACGTTCAACGTCCAGGCCAGCTCCACCGACTATgtcaccttcatcaccggcatcCGCAACAAGCTCCGCAACCCGGGGCAATCCTCCCACAACCGCCCCGTGCTACCGCCGATCGAGCCCAACGTCCCGCCGAGCAGGTGGTTCCACATCGTGCTCAAGACATCGCCGGCCAACACCGGGCTCACACTCGCCACCCGCGCCGACAACCTCTATTGGGAGGGCTTCAAGAGCAGCGACGGCACCTGGTGGGAGCTCACCCCCGGCCTTATCCCCGGTGCCACCTATGTCGGGTTTGGCGGCACCTACCGCGACCTCCTCGGCGACACCGACAAGCTGACCAACGTTGCCCTCGGCCGGCAGCAGATGGCCGACGCGGTGACTGCGCTCCACGGGCGCACCAAGGCCGACAAGACCTCCGGCCCGAAGCAGCAGCAGGCGAGGGAGGCGGTGACGACGCTGCTCCTCATGGTGCACGAGGCCACGCGGTTCCAGACCGTGTCGGGGTTCGTGGCTGGCCTGCTGCACCCCAAGACGGTGGAGAAGAAGAGCGGGAAGATCTCCAACGAGCTAAAGGCCCAGGTGAACGGGTGGCAGGACCTGTCCGAAGCGCTGTTGAAGACGGATGCGAAGCCCCCGGCGGGAAAGCCGCCAGCAAAGTTCACGCCGATCGAGAAGATGGGTGTGAGGACGGCAGAGCAGGCGGCCGCCACCCTGGGGATCCTACTGTTCGTCCAGGTGCCCGGTGGGATGACAGTGGCTCAGGCGCTGGAGCTGTTTCATAAGAGTGGGGGGAAATAGGTAGTTGTGCAGGTATATCTGCATGGGTATCGTATAAGTCAAATAAACATGTCACAGAGTGACTAAATGATATAAATAAATAAACATGTCACAGAGTGAGTGAATGATATAAATAAATAAACATGTCGAGTTCATGTTGGGTCCAACCATAAAATTGCCATCCAACATATGTCTCGCATATGCAAATGCGCGATTTGGCTAGTATAATCTCACACTTACACACATGGATATATTGCACCATTTCAATATTTTATTTATCGGTTTTATGTTTATACACAGTTGATATTCATTGGATAGGTGGATTTCCTGGGAAAGAAGGTGCAAAGCTTCGAGGCCCAACGGAGCTGAAATGACTCAGTATAGCAATCCCGTCGAGACTAGGCCAGTACCTCGCCGGAGATAGGGGCGACGAGGTTGACTATAGTGCCAGTGGTGCCTGTGAGGGTTCACATGTTTGGGATGTGTGTGTGTTTTTTACAATCGACATGTTTGGAGgtgttaagggcatctccaaccgcGACCCGCAAATTTACTCTCGCATCCGTCCGCGAACAGGGGGGGACCAGTCCAAGATCAAGGATGCGGGAGGCGGCCATCCAACGCTGTCCGCATACATTTCAATCCGCATTTGAACTAACCTGACGAAATTCATGAAAACCGGCTCCAGGATGGACAATGCCATCGTAAAGGCTAGCGGGGCGCGTCGGTGTTGGTTGCGGACATCCGGCAATGCCTCTGTGACGATAAGAGACGtatagcggcggcggcggagctggagGGTGCAAATACAAAGCAAGGGGGAGAAGGGGCGGAGTGGAAGGAAACGAGACTAAAACGGGGGACTGGGTGGGCCGGGGGTGTTGGAGTCCTACGTGGCTGCTGCCTGGTTTGAACAATTTTTTATTAAATTTAAAAAATATCTGAATTTCAAGAAATGatgacaaatttgaaaaatgtttccgGATTTTAAAAACtgttcctgaatttgaaaataaaaattatcacaagtttgaaaaaaaatgtttcctcatTTTTTAAAGTGTTCCTGAATTTTATAGGtattcatgtatttaaaaaatgtcccTCCATTTCAAGAAATATTCACAAAATTAATAATATGCGGCACAATTATTTCCTTTTTGGTTTTACATTTTTATACGAAATTGTAAAAATCATAAAAAAGAAATCAACAAaagcaaaaaggaaagaaaagcaaATGGGAAAAACTTATAGATAAAacacaaaaggaaaaaataaaagtaaaacagTCTAGGAAGGTTCTGGTACTTTTCTATAAACGGGGGGAACACACTAAAAACCCCGAACTGGCCTGGCACAATATACTGCCTACAATTGCGTGAGTGTGTGCGTTTGCTTGCTAACTGTTGACCTATGATGGGATTCTGAATTATCATCTTTATCCTGCCTCTAGTGAGATTTTTTTTCTTGAGAATTCTCGCTCAACTTTATTGATTTTTTTAGTCACGCCCAACTTTATTGATGAATCAAAATGTTCTAGTGAGATGGAAGAACAACTTGTCACAATGGAGTTCATAGTGGGCCGGCTAGTCGGGAAGTATTGGTCTGCTTCATTCATTCCTTTTATTCATTTGGTTTCAGCATTTTTTTACTTTCATTTTTttgcttacttatttatttattttttaaactacttcaattatttaaaaaaatcttcACGCATTAAATTTATGTGATGTAAAGCAGTTTTTCACATAACTtgtattttttttaatattttaaaaaaatgttcatcacattTAAAGAACATTCACATGTTTCAAAAATATGATCAACCATTTTATTATATCTTGATAAAATGTAAAACATTGTTCATGAATTTGGAATAATATTTCGTACCAGTGAAAAAAGAACTCATTATGCTTACAAGATGTTTTATTTTCTCTTAAATATTCATTGTGTTAAAAAAAAGTTCTCCTTGTATTTAAAGATAAAATGGGCATTTGGCAAATGTTCCTCTTATATTCATAAAAAAAATaaacgtgtatttgaaaaatattcaacaaGTATATAAAGAAAATTCATAATTGCATAAAAATATATTCGATGTGCATTTGACAAATTTACAATATGTATTAAgataaaatgttcaacatgtatttgatATATGTTCAAAGTATATCAAAAAAGTAGACAGAGTGTATATGAAAAACGTTCAACATAGATTAAATAGAGTTAACATATGTTTGAAAAATAAGgaacaaagaaacaaaaaacaaaataatGCCAATGAAAACTGATACAAGAACACACggaaacaaagaagaagaaaaactgcacAGACGAAAATATCCTAAAGTTTGGAACGAAAATATCTCTAAATAGGCTTTCGCCTAgcttttataaataaagcaaccaccatGTCCATACAACAAGTTCAAATACCACACTGAAAATAAATAAGTCCACTGAGACAACAACGCAAACATGTCGAGAAAAAGCATAAAAGAAAGATGGAACAAAAAgccaccaagtgggtggaagctcAGGCGATCAGTGGCGAGGCAAGACGGCGCGCTGTAGCAATCAAGGCGTCCACCATGAGTTCAAGCCGGTTGCGATCCCGCTGCCTAGAGAGTGGGTGCCAGTGCTGCATAAGTGCAAGGATATTTTAAGATAGAGCCAGAGGCCCGTCTAAGAAAAACCCGCTCATCACCATCTTTCATATCCACACTTACTGTAAAATCCAAAAACAAATTTATAGTTGCATCTGTAAAATAAATCCAGCTATTTTAGACATCCATTTTCATTTCAACTTGAATGCGGATACTGAATCGTCATATACTTTTCGCTCAAATATGAACGTACAATATTTTGGATTATCCAGATATTCAGCGGCCCCGGTCAAATAGCTTCAAGGTTGCGTCCTCGCCCATGACTACGAGATGCGAGTCACACGGACCTGCATGCCGGATCCGCTGTAGAGCTGGTCGCCTAGGAGAGGATTGTCTCGTTCCGTAGTGGTGCAGACATAGAAAGCCGCTCTCGAGGAGTTCGGTCACGACGAATAAGCGTCAGGTCTCTTCTATGGAGCCGATGAACCTGGCCAGCAGGATGCTCTTCACTTTACCCATTCTGGGCATGCGGAAGAAAGTACGCATCACGACCGCCCCACCGACAACGATGGAAACGTGCGCATCGTTCGTGTAAGCATGGGGGACGGAATCCTCGGCGCCGATAGTTGACCTTGCTACCACGGCCAAGGACAGCTGGCGGCGCTTGCCCTTGCTCGTTACACGCCAGTGTGTAGGACTAAGATCCATCCACCTGGCGCCTTCCGAGTCCGCCCGCTGCAAAAATCAACAACAGCTGAGCAACCTCAACAAGCGGCTTGAGACATTATTCCGTCAGCAACCTCTCCGTCGTCCAACCGCAAGTCTTTATCGACTCGCGGAGTTATCTAGGTTATTACAAATTTCTCTAGACAAAAGCATTgggcgtttaatgactacacctcatatATCCCAAGAAAATGCTTCTCATTACCATACTAATCCTTACTATCATCGGTTTTTAGAATAGCATTCAATGTATTCTCGCTTCTTACTTTTTACTGGATTGATCTACGGGCTCTCAGGTACCTGCGGGGCCTTAGAATCACACATAAAAAAACGTCAATTAAGTAAAGTTAAAATAACGACACACATAAAAGTAACGTCAATTAAGTGAAGTCATCCAACGATTATCGTGGCCAAATACGTATGGTTGCAACTTGCAAGGCCATTCCTCAGCCCATTGCCTTCAAAGAATTAATCACACATTGCGATCAGATCATAGGGTGCACCGATTACAAGTATGGATAACTCAGGGAAGAATGTCTATAGTTGTGATGGAGGTGATGGTAATGGAGATCAGATGGAAAATGATAGTGGCTAGGGTTTGTGAATGGCTCCTGGTGGTGCTTCGTCGCTTTGCTACAGTTGAATCTAAAAAGATAGTAAAAAATCTCAAGAAAATTAAATCTGATTTCTTTTGCAACAAACTTAATGTGTTTTCACATGCGTACAAATTTTTCCAATGGAATGCCATTTGTGGAGGTCTGGGCAAAAAATGCAAAATTGTTGCTTGAAAAAGATTGTCTttggaagcattttggagcatcaGTTTTTTCGCAGACAACCCTGAATGTCATTCCATCGCAAAAGTTTGCACGCATGTAAAACACAAATCATTGTTTGTTGTGATTTTTTTGATGTCTTTTCTTGAATTTTTCAAGTATTTTCTTTTAAAATTTTAATGTAGCAAAGAATGTATACGAGCTCGTGCTCAAGTTAGCACTCTGAAGCGCCTTTGATCATGTGTAACATGCACTCAGAAGTCAAAAGACAGAACTGATCCCTGCATCAGTAAATCACGACATGACAGCTCCAGATTTCTTATTATTCAAGTTAGCAGCCATGGCAACTGAAAAAGAAAGAGTTAGCAGCCATGGTGTGGCCTAATCATCGCGTTCGAGATGCT encodes the following:
- the LOC123108206 gene encoding protein synthesis inhibitor II-like; its protein translation is MAAKMAKNVDKPLFTATFNVQASSTDYVTFITGIRNKLRNPGQSSHNRPVLPPIEPNVPPSRWFHIVLKTSPANTGLTLATRADNLYWEGFKSSDGTWWELTPGLIPGATYVGFGGTYRDLLGDTDKLTNVALGRQQMADAVTALHGRTKADKTSGPKQQQAREAVTTLLLMVHEATRFQTVSGFVAGLLHPKTVEKKSGKISNELKAQVNGWQDLSEALLKTDAKPPAGKPPAKFTPIEKMGVRTAEQAAATLGILLFVQVPGGMTVAQALELFHKSGGK